tttaaattttttttcacaaatttgaaaaatgttcgcattttgaaaaacaattctgtttttgcAGAAAAACTTCATGTTAAAAAGCCATTGCTTGGCACTTGCATTCACATCCATGCTCATCTGCTCCATAAGAGACTCCGAGGATACAGCCGAAACACTCCTAGACATGGTGCACTCGAGCAGTGCATGCCTCCATGAGTCAGCTGCGCCACACAGCAAGCACGTCGGCGAGGTCGCCATGTTCCGGTGATGCAAAAGTTCATATGTAGGAATGACTCCCTCGCAAGCGCTCAGTGTAGTAGGACTGGCCGGCTGCAAAAGCCCACGGGAAGCCTGGCCGGTTGGGCCGTTGGGAGGATCCTCGTTTTTCTTCCTGACAAGGACGTCGCTATATATGGTTTCTCTTTCTCCATTCTTCTGCATGAACCAAAAATCATTAAGTCCACACGCATGCACCAATCCAGCACGCCCACGGATCACGCGCGCGCCCTAGCCTATCTTGCTAAGCTGGAGGAGTGCGCTACGCGATACGCAAGCATGATATCCGTTGCTTGATCCTACTAATCTGGCTCCATTCATCATTTGCCAATAATAAGGCCGGCGTGGGCACATAGCTCTCGCGATCAAAAATCTCTAgcttggcatgcatgcatgcgctggCCCGTGAACTGAGCTGATGGAGATTTTTGCTGCTGCTTTGGAGCATGCGCGCGTTTGGGCCAAGTTGCTTGCAACTTTGGATCCTTCCTACGGCCGACGCGGACGGCAGCGTGCACAGCCACGACACTGCAAGCATGCGGCATGCGCACAGTGATTCAGTGAAACCAGCAAGTGTTGCGGCTACCTAGTCGTGTTGAACGGCGGCAACTTGGCCTCCTCgcacgcctataaaaggaggatcCATGCAGCAGCATAAGCCACCACACTCAGCACATCAGAACATCCTCTCACACATACAACAACAACAGATCGATCGAGCGGATCCAAGCCAATGGCAACCAAGAGCCTTCTTCTCGCCGCCCTCCTGGTCCTCGCCGTCAGCCTGGCGCCGCACGGTGCGGAGGCGGCGGGCAAGCAGCCGCCATTAGCAATGATCTCCGGCGTGGTGCCATGCAGCGCCGGGAACTCCATCAACGCAGCCGCGGTTCCGCCATTCCCGAGTAAGGACCTCTGCCAGCCTCCATAGCcatctatctctactcttataaaaaaattaagttgatgatgatgatgtaccTGCTATCTTGCAATataaaccgtccgatctatatatgacggatagaaagcaaactatgataattttgtAAAAAGATACCCGTTGCTTTCTCCACAATTGcacataaggccttccctcgttcatctttatctcccacaactttattgttgagcaattaaaaaagaaagcctctggaacaatctggcatggtcgccgctgccggcgtcgtccattcCCATGCCTCCGTTCAAttcgaccaccaatcaccaccacttTCCACTCCTCCccaccttatctctcctctttcccgagatatcattagtttttacacattggattactcctgcatggatcaatcacaacaggtgttttgtaaaaaaaatgcatcttgatgtttcgtgcaacgcacgagcatcttgctagtaacaaTTATATTCAACCGTTGTCTTACGTTTGCTTTGCATCTTTGCTCCCGACAGACGCTGCTGTGCAGATGGTGTGCGGCCGTGATGTGATGGCCAGCGCGACGGCGGACCGCAGCGGAACGTACACAATGAACATGGGCCCGGCCACCTCGTCGTTGCTCGCCCCTCTACTCGGCAACCAGTGCAAGGTGGTGGTGCTCACCCCGTTGGCCGCATGCAACGCGTCCCTAGCGAGCGTCACCGGAACGTTGACCGCACCCGTGCAGCTCCTGGGTATTGACAGTGAcagtggcagcggcagcggcggcctcGGGGGGCTTGGCGGCCTAATTGGCCTCATTGGCCAGATCgtgggcggcctcctcggcggcatcCTTAACATCATCCCATTGCCCTTCTCTGTCGTCTAGATGCTTGACTACAACCGGCGTGTCGATCGACGATATGGCGAACCTAAATAATACTCCTATACTACAGTACTTGCCAACCTACCAAAGTATCCAATGGTCAAAGTTTTCCGCGTTATTTTTATATGTAAAATCTACTCATGTGGTATGTGTTACCGCTTCTAAGAAGCACAAAAGTAAGCATATCACGTAATACTCCGAGTGTGTGTCGTGTGATCTATGTTCGTTTGTGAAAAATAAAGCTACGTCTGTGATCGTACTATGTGATTAATTACTTGCTTCTTCTTTTGACATTGTGATTGGTCACTTGCTTATCAGCTCACTTCTCCGTGGTATCTGTACAAAGTCAAGTCTAACGCCATAAGTTGTGTATTACTAAAGGCTAACACGCCATTGTTCGCTCATGAAATTAACTCTTTTTAGGGATTGACTACATGCCAATTGACTTAATATCATATTGGGTCAGTCACCTTTTGCCTCTTTGCGATTTCTTTAGATTGTGCCTATTAGAGCAAATACAATAAGCTTATGTAAGCAGGCTATAAAACTTCAAATATTATTTTTCTGTTGACATGGAGGGGAgacaagaggagagagaagaggagccgGCTCCAGAataagagccagcttcagcatgtGCTCCTAGGTACTGTGTGAGTGAAAGGTGGGCCATATATTAATAAATCAGCAAATATTTATATTTTTCTATTGTACTTGCCGGCTATAAAATGGGTTATAGATAACATGCCAACACCATACAACCTTCAGCTGGttgtactattaaccatgctcttaggagCAAGCAATGAGCCTGGCCATAGGGGCGGTATCTtagctagtatcatgcacttgAGAATAGTAAACATGCTCATGTGGCAGAgtattaaagaagagagagatggttagagTGACATAGatagataccgtatcatattaaataatgtgctactttgtgtcatgcattgTAATAAATAAGATTATCTATGATACTATGCTGTGATACTATGCACTGTGAAGCtaatatcatacactagtatcatatgcatgatactattatatgatactccccactatgagtagtcTGACGCCACCGCCGGGTTAATGCATGCAAGGACGACTCCCCTCCATGATACTGGCGCATCAATGCCTAATAGGCAACTCGTACATCCACTTAATTGATGTCTACAGGCGCATGGATACATGGAAAACAACGCCATAAATAACTATATATTACAagcatacatatgtatgtatgcaCATATATGCGGAGACCAAATGCAACACATCCTCGTCCACGTAGCTCATATAAAGAAAAGATAAATAGAACATAACATACTACACAAATATCAGTCAACTACCACCACAAACATTTAATAGTGACATTATAGAAAAATGAGCATATAATAGTGAGATTTccacaaaaaaagtgttttctaaAGAGGAATGGATTAACGACATTGGTGTTATCcttacaaaacaaaaaaactgaaaactaaaataaaataaaataatgaagTTTTATGGGAGAATGAATTCATGGCATTGGAATTACTCTTCcataagaaaggaaataaaaaataaaaaaatcaaaataatgaagttctctgaaaagaaataaaacactttAAAaccaaaaatgaaaaagaaaaacattCCAAAACTTGCACTGAAATTGTTTTTTTTAATATGCAAAGAATAAGCATATGACAGTGCAATGTTTACATTCTACTATAACATACAGACATATTATTTAGTACTTGCATTTATACTTACACACAGAGAAACAAATATAAAACAAATAGTAACAAAATCTGCACAAAATATAAACACAAATTGTGCTTTTTTCAAATATGCAAGAATAAAAATACAATAGTGAAACTTTCGCAAATTTTTTTTCCTAAggaggaatgaattagtggcattgttaTTAACTTAAAGAAGAATAATACAATAACTAAAAATGAAAATAATAAAGTTTTAGAGGAAAAATGCATTAGTGACATTGATATTACGCTTTAAAAGAAAAAACAACTTCCACGCCACTTTGCACTGAAATTGCACATTTTGCAGTATGCAAAGAATAATTATATAGTTGTGCAATATTTCCGTGTACTTTATAGTATTTGTATGTATACATTTACACTGATTCATCATCCAAAAATTCCGCATTCAACTACAATTTACACACATATTATTTATACTTGCGTTTGTActtataaaaaaaatctaaaacaaaCAATAAGAAAATTTGCACAAAATATAGACACAAAGTGCGCTTTTCTCAAATATGCAAGAATTACAATAGTGAAACTTTCGTAAAAAAGTTTCCTAAGGGGGAACGAATTAGTGGCATTGTTATTAACTTAAATAAGAATAAAACAATAAGTAATAAACCAAAATGAtgaacttttattgaaataaataaATTAGTGACATTGCTATTACCCTTTTaaaaaagaaaataattaaaaaaatgcaCACCACTTTGCACTGAAATTGCACAAAATGCAGTATGCATAGAATAATTATATAATAGGGCGATATTTTCATGTACTTTATAGTATTGTGCGTATACATTTACACTGGCCTAAcatccaaaaattccacaaaaattcaaaaaaactgacccttaagaaaaacaaaaaaccaaagcaaaaagaaataaaaacataaAGGAACAAAGAGGTACTTGACTGATTTCTTTGGGCCGTGCCTACTAGGAGCAAGTAATGACGCCACCGTCGAAGCTAATGCATGCAAGGATGACTCCCGTCCATGATGCTGCCGTATCAATGCCTAATATGCAACTCGTACATCCACTTAATTGCTGTCAACAAGCGCATGCATACATGCAAAACAGCGTCATATGCAACTGTAAATTACAAGCATACCTATGTATGTATGCACGTATATGCAGAGGCCAAATGCAACACATCCCCGTCCACGTAGCTCATCTATATAAAAAGAGATAATGAGAACATAACATGCTACACAAATATCAGTCAACTACTCACCACAAACATATAATAGTGAGATTACAGAAAAATGAGCATATAATGGTGAGatttccaaaaaagtgttttctaAAGAGTAATGGATTAGTGACATCGGTGTTAACcttacaaaagaaaataaaataaaaaataaaaaaaataaaaaaatgaagttcTATGGAAGAATGAACtcgtggcattggtattaccctttcagaagaaaaaaaattaaaaaatccaaataatgaagttttctGAAAAGAAACGAAACCCTTGAaaaagaaagcaaatgaaaaagaagaacattCCAAAACTTGCAATGAAATTGCATTTTTTgaatgcaagaataagcatataatagtgcaaCTTTCATATTCTACTTTAAGATACAAACATATTATTTAGTACTTGCATTTATACTTACACATAGAGAAACGAATCTAAAACAAAGAATAACAAAATTTGCACAAAATATACACACAAGTTGCGCTTTTTTCTAATATGCAAAAATAAGCATACAATAGTCAAACTTTCACAAAAAAGTTTTCAAAGGAGGAATGAATCAGTGACATTGTTATTAACTTATAGAAAAATATAACAATAACTAAATAATGAAAATAATgaagtttatagaaaaaatgaattagtgacattgatATTACCCGTTAAAAGAAATAAAAACTTGCACAACACGTTGCACTGAAATTGCACATTTTCCAGTATGCAAAGAATAATAATGTAATAATACAATCTTGCCATGTACTTTATAGTATTCGTACATATGCATTTACACCGAACCAACATCCAAAAATTCTACATAGAAATTCCACATTCTGCTACAATTTACACACATATTATTTAGTACTTGCATTTATACTTACacaaaaaaatctaaaacaaaCAATAAAAAATATACACACAAATTGCGCTTTTCTAAAAATGCAAGAGCAAGCATACAATAGTggaacttttgcaaaaaaaagttTCCTCGGGagaaatgaattagtggcattgttaTCAACTTAAAGTAGAATATAGAAattaagaaaaaatatatcaaaataatgaagttttatagaaaaatgaattagtgacattggtattatccttttaaaaaagaaaaataattaaaaagctTGCACACCACTTTGTACTGAAATTGCACATTTTACAGTATGCATAGAATAACTATATAACAGTGCGATATTTCCATGTACTTTATAGTATTGTGCGTATACATTTACACTAACCTAAcatccaaaaattccacaaaataaaaacaaactgaccataaagaaaaaagaaaaactcaaacaaaaataaataaaaacataaTATAACTAAGAGTTAGAGGGGAGGGCCAACAGCCCACAAAATAAAAAATAACTAATAAAgggaatagaaaagaaaaataaaaactcatagaaacagaaaacagaaatagaaaatgaAGCAAAATAACCACAAAAGAAACAGACAAAGGGGGAAAGATGAAGGCTGGATCGCGCTTTTAACGGGCTTCAGCCTGGTGGCAATCGACTGGCCCAAATATGCAGTTAGTCAAAACAAACAAGCCCAGTGCAACAAGCAGCATAGGGGGAAAATGCAGCATGAATCATAAAGCTAAAATCAACGGCCCAAAAAATCGGCTGACCCAAATTTAAAATTCAGGCAACTTACAAGTAGCTAAAGCGCTCTTTTTATCTACTTGCCTTTGTTCCGAAATATATGACTTTTTGGTAGTACACTCGTGATACTTCTCATGAATTAACCCCAATAGATTATTTTGGTCTtcctgttttgttttggttttatCTCCGTTTGCTCAGGTTTAAATTATGTTATGACGGTGTTTTTTTTCTCTAGCATGCTAGTAGATTGCTATTGGAGACAATATTTATTATGAGAGGAAAGTGGAGTTGTTCGGTGCATGGTTGTGATGACTCCATGTTTCGGCCTCGGTGTCAGCCGATGATGGTTGTGTGAGCCACTTGAGATCTACTTCTCCACAAATAAACATAGAATTGCTATGATAACGCCCCACATGGGCTGTCCCATGAAGGGCTTGCTCAACTCGGCCCCTCACCACTCGCTTGTTTAGCTTTTTCTCTGCTCACTCAGTTGCTAGCTCAAAAAAGCTAAATTTTATTAGAAAAAGTTTGTTAAATCAAATATGTTCATAGATTTTCAAAATTTTGTGGACTAGAATACAATGGTGTTTTTTtaaatattcatgaattaaaaaatctATGATTTAAAAAAGATATGTGAATTTTTAAAAGGTTCTCAAACAAAAACAATTTTCACTAatttaaaatttgtgaactttaAAAATATATGCGAATAAATTTTCATGAATTCATAAAAAATATTAGTATCTTAAAAATATTTAcagtttttaaaaatgttcatgaatgaaaaAGTGCTAAATCATGAAAAGTAAAACATAGATGGAAAAAAACAAAACCCAAAACATGAAACCAACAACACACACTTATAGACGGACCCAATTAGTGTCCCCACAGGCTCGAGACAGCAGGAGGCTCCAAATCGAGGGCACTTACTATCTCAACAAATTTCTGTGAGCCTAGTATCTCTAGGGAAGTGGTGGAATTATCGTGGTGTGGATGTTTGAAATCACTACTTAAGGGTTAACCCATGCAACCTTCTTAAGTGCCGACAAGTGGGTGCACTGCATGTGTGCTACCTGTCGCAACCtgtgagtttttttttcttttttttgtagattCGTTTATTGGAAATATTTTATCTCTTGAACTGTGCATCGAAATACCGAattgttttcaccattggattcctcgcgatGAGATCTCCGAAACTAGATATTATGTTAAtatgttttgacgaactttttGATGAAAAATCCAAAAATAAAACGAGAAAAAAATCCATAAAAACAAAATCTGAAGAAATGAATACCGGAAAATAACCTGAAGAAAAAAGCCGGAGCACGGAAGCATGGTTGCAATGTTCACATTTTTGAGAAGCATACTATCTGATTTTTCCTTTTTTTCGGGGAAGCAAGGTTGTTCTTCTCACAGAAGCATTGATTTGCTTCCCGTGGAGGCACAGGCTGTGCTTCTCGAGGAAGCACAAATTTGTTTTTTTCAACAagcacacttgtgcttcacaaaagaaaaaaggaaaaaatatttcaaaaacttagggaaatccAGGCAAGAACCGAAaagcc
The window above is part of the Triticum aestivum cultivar Chinese Spring chromosome 2A, IWGSC CS RefSeq v2.1, whole genome shotgun sequence genome. Proteins encoded here:
- the LOC123186218 gene encoding phylloplanin, producing the protein MATKSLLLAALLVLAVSLAPHGAEAAGKQPPLAMISGVVPCSAGNSINAAAVPPFPNAAVQMVCGRDVMASATADRSGTYTMNMGPATSSLLAPLLGNQCKVVVLTPLAACNASLASVTGTLTAPVQLLGIDSDSGSGSGGLGGLGGLIGLIGQIVGGLLGGILNIIPLPFSVV